A stretch of the Candidatus Margulisiibacteriota bacterium genome encodes the following:
- a CDS encoding iron-sulfur cluster assembly scaffold protein, giving the protein MGGNQITVKTKPGQYYGRMNCCDVSAVLRGPCGDEIEIYMDITNNIITDIKVFTTGCRYTKICALALAELACKKTIYEAMDISAKNVLDTCATPADHAHCNILAVSVLYRAIALYLMEIME; this is encoded by the coding sequence ATGGGAGGAAATCAAATAACGGTAAAAACCAAACCGGGTCAATATTACGGCAGAATGAATTGCTGTGATGTATCAGCCGTTTTAAGGGGGCCCTGCGGTGATGAAATAGAAATATATATGGATATAACAAATAATATTATTACAGATATAAAAGTATTTACCACGGGCTGCAGATATACAAAAATATGTGCGCTGGCCCTAGCCGAATTAGCTTGTAAAAAAACTATTTATGAAGCCATGGATATTTCAGCTAAAAATGTACTTGATACCTGCGCCACACCTGCCGACCATGCGCATTGCAATATTCTTGCCGTAAGTGTTCTTTATAGAGCGATAGCTTTATATTTGATGGAAATAATGGAATAA
- a CDS encoding ARMT1-like domain-containing protein: MKTSTGCIPCFLRQIKNYSKLLSYSKELENSLSNEIQAQLEIISFKLSPPEIANKLRQIILKHTTVLDPFFELKKESNTEVLAIYSKLKALLEFSSDKLLKSLELAIAGNIIDYGAKHDINLENEIKEILQRCDKYSLEDSQFFDYKGFYKDFAKAENILYIGDNCGEIVFDKLFIEEIIRQYPLKKVTFTVRAKPVINDATYEDAEAVGLADIVTVISSGCDTPGTVLKNASPEFLSKFKQADLIISKGQGNLESLSDCRDPRIYYLFVVKCDVVASHVKADKGTVVLTQYLERKND; the protein is encoded by the coding sequence ATGAAAACATCGACCGGTTGTATACCCTGTTTTTTAAGACAAATAAAGAACTACTCGAAGCTATTGAGCTATAGTAAGGAACTTGAAAATAGTTTATCCAACGAGATACAGGCACAGCTTGAAATAATTTCTTTTAAATTGTCCCCTCCGGAGATTGCTAATAAGTTAAGACAAATTATTTTAAAACATACAACTGTGCTTGACCCTTTTTTCGAATTAAAAAAGGAAAGCAACACAGAAGTACTGGCAATTTATAGTAAGCTTAAAGCTTTGCTCGAATTCTCTAGCGACAAGCTTCTCAAATCTTTGGAATTGGCAATTGCCGGAAACATTATTGATTATGGAGCCAAACATGATATTAACCTTGAAAATGAAATAAAAGAAATATTGCAGAGATGTGACAAGTATTCTTTAGAAGATAGCCAGTTCTTTGACTACAAGGGCTTTTATAAGGATTTTGCGAAAGCAGAAAACATACTTTATATCGGGGATAACTGCGGGGAAATAGTCTTTGACAAACTGTTTATTGAAGAAATTATTAGGCAATATCCACTAAAAAAGGTTACGTTTACTGTCAGGGCCAAACCGGTTATAAATGATGCAACTTATGAGGATGCTGAGGCAGTAGGCCTTGCAGATATTGTTACCGTAATATCAAGTGGTTGTGATACCCCTGGGACCGTTTTAAAGAATGCTTCACCTGAGTTCTTATCTAAGTTTAAACAAGCTGATTTAATCATTAGTAAGGGCCAGGGGAACCTTGAGTCTTTATCTGATTGTCGCGACCCCAGGATTTACTACCTTTTTGTGGTGAAATGCGATGTAGTGGCAAGTCATGTAAAAGCAGATAAAGGAACTGTTGTCTTAACCCAATATTTAGAAAGAAAAAATGATTAA
- a CDS encoding MBL fold metallo-hydrolase, with protein sequence MINNLIITVLCENNSQRSDLEAEHGFSLFIEADNKKYLFDTGASDKYLKNAKTLGIDITNINKVILSHSHYDHTGGLELLDDKTVFVHQHFFNKKYKKINDRHEYIGIKLDETEYELGNRIKFLKLCTFFVLDDSTRLVCDFSKQNNQNDFYIKINDRFQPDYFNDEIIVTFNTKKGLVILTGCSHSGIINIINKAIEINKTDKIYTLLGGLHLSKLSEGENKSIAGKLNRYKIANIGISHCTGDKLLKYLSPGTAFNFNTGDKFEI encoded by the coding sequence ATGATTAACAATTTAATAATAACCGTTCTTTGTGAAAACAATTCCCAGCGTTCTGATCTGGAAGCGGAACATGGTTTTTCTTTATTTATCGAAGCGGATAACAAAAAATATCTTTTCGATACCGGGGCAAGTGATAAATATTTAAAAAATGCTAAAACACTTGGGATAGATATAACGAACATTAATAAAGTCATTCTATCACATAGCCACTATGATCATACCGGCGGTTTAGAATTGTTAGATGACAAAACAGTTTTTGTACACCAGCATTTCTTTAATAAAAAGTACAAAAAGATAAACGACCGGCATGAGTATATCGGCATAAAGCTTGATGAAACCGAGTATGAACTTGGAAATAGAATTAAATTTTTGAAGTTATGTACATTTTTTGTATTAGATGATAGCACAAGGCTTGTTTGTGATTTCTCAAAACAAAATAATCAAAATGATTTTTATATTAAAATCAATGACAGGTTTCAGCCTGATTATTTTAATGATGAAATTATCGTTACCTTTAACACTAAAAAAGGACTGGTTATTTTAACCGGTTGCTCCCATTCCGGAATTATTAATATAATAAATAAAGCAATTGAGATTAATAAGACGGATAAAATTTATACCTTGTTAGGCGGACTGCATCTCTCGAAACTGTCTGAAGGAGAAAATAAAAGCATCGCGGGAAAGCTTAACCGCTACAAAATAGCTAATATAGGAATATCTCATTGTACCGGTGATAAATTGTTAAAATACTTATCACCCGGCACAGCTTTTAACTTTAATACCGGGGATAAGTTTGAAATATAA
- a CDS encoding DnaJ domain-containing protein translates to MLADKEFEKINNARKLLGLNEITTIKEIKEHYHDRIKQAHPDTNSKDPDSHWKTVEIMKAYELIAKYCQNYRFSFKKEDYVKQNQRSFDKTSDAEYAAWWRNNYGNDPLWGPGEPQV, encoded by the coding sequence ATGTTGGCAGACAAAGAATTTGAAAAAATAAATAATGCCAGGAAACTTCTTGGCTTAAATGAAATTACGACTATTAAAGAAATAAAGGAACACTATCATGATAGGATCAAACAAGCCCACCCTGACACGAACAGCAAAGACCCTGATTCACACTGGAAAACCGTGGAGATAATGAAGGCATATGAGTTAATCGCAAAATATTGCCAGAATTATAGATTCTCATTTAAGAAGGAAGATTATGTGAAACAAAACCAAAGGTCTTTTGATAAAACTTCTGATGCTGAATATGCAGCCTGGTGGAGGAATAATTACGGCAATGACCCTTTGTGGGGCCCGGGAGAACCGCAGGTATGA
- a CDS encoding class I SAM-dependent methyltransferase, giving the protein MIEPFEQYAIEYDHWFEKNKFIYLSELELIKSLIPKKGVGLEIGIGTGRFAVPLKIKVGIELSNKMAEISRSKGLNVVQAKAEKIPFNDNFFDYALLVTTICFVDDIKKSFKEIYRILKPDGVIIIGFIDKNSYMGKKYQREKTKSKFYKHARFFDTDEVIRLLTENNFKEYLVKQTLFTGPDNLTGIDKIVQGYGKGSFVGIKAMK; this is encoded by the coding sequence ATGATCGAACCTTTTGAACAATATGCGATTGAATATGATCATTGGTTTGAAAAAAATAAGTTTATCTATTTATCAGAGTTGGAATTAATAAAAAGTTTAATACCAAAAAAAGGCGTTGGCCTGGAAATAGGCATAGGGACCGGAAGATTTGCTGTGCCTCTAAAGATCAAAGTTGGTATAGAACTGTCAAATAAAATGGCGGAAATTAGCAGAAGCAAAGGATTGAATGTTGTGCAGGCGAAAGCTGAAAAAATACCATTTAACGACAATTTCTTTGATTATGCCCTACTGGTAACCACCATATGTTTTGTTGATGACATTAAAAAATCTTTTAAGGAAATATACCGCATTCTTAAACCTGACGGGGTAATAATAATAGGTTTCATTGACAAAAACAGCTATATGGGAAAAAAGTACCAAAGGGAAAAAACAAAAAGCAAGTTTTATAAACATGCCAGATTCTTCGATACGGATGAAGTTATCCGGCTATTAACAGAGAATAATTTTAAGGAATACCTTGTTAAACAAACTCTTTTTACAGGGCCGGACAACCTGACAGGAATTGATAAAATTGTTCAGGGCTATGGAAAAGGCAGCTTCGTTGGAATTAAGGCGATGAAATAA
- a CDS encoding Mrp/NBP35 family ATP-binding protein: MDNIKNKIMIMSNKGGVGKSTVTADIAALLTARGYKTGVMDIDLHGPSQAKLFGLDNVRHTSNKEGKIMPFKTKSGINIITVAGLLENDSQPLIWRGPLKTGIIKRFIKDVIWDEDLDYLLIDSPPGTGDEPLTIGQLIPGLDGIVIVTTPQEMAIIDSKKAINFANAINVPILGLIENMSGLKCPHCGELIDLFKIGGGQRIAKEMNIDVLGVLPFESLIMESAEKGKSFVVEGKTPAADEFRKIVTTIETKLKK; encoded by the coding sequence ATGGATAATATTAAAAATAAAATAATGATCATGAGCAATAAAGGTGGGGTTGGTAAAAGTACCGTAACGGCCGATATAGCAGCCCTATTAACAGCCAGGGGGTATAAAACAGGGGTAATGGATATCGACCTGCATGGGCCGTCACAGGCAAAGTTATTCGGACTAGACAATGTCCGACATACTTCTAACAAAGAAGGCAAAATAATGCCTTTTAAAACTAAGAGTGGCATTAACATAATTACCGTAGCCGGCCTACTTGAAAACGACAGCCAGCCGCTTATCTGGCGAGGTCCTTTAAAAACAGGCATTATAAAACGATTTATAAAAGATGTAATCTGGGATGAGGATTTGGATTATTTACTAATAGATTCACCTCCCGGCACAGGCGATGAGCCTTTAACCATAGGTCAGCTTATACCTGGCCTGGATGGCATAGTTATTGTAACTACTCCTCAAGAAATGGCCATTATTGACAGCAAAAAAGCGATTAATTTCGCTAATGCCATTAATGTGCCCATTTTGGGTCTCATTGAGAATATGTCCGGCTTGAAGTGCCCGCACTGTGGTGAGTTAATTGATTTGTTTAAAATTGGTGGCGGACAAAGAATCGCCAAGGAAATGAACATTGATGTACTCGGGGTACTACCCTTTGAAAGCTTAATAATGGAATCAGCGGAAAAAGGTAAATCATTTGTAGTAGAAGGGAAGACCCCGGCCGCGGATGAATTTCGCAAGATCGTTACGACCATAGAAACCAAGTTAAAGAAATAA
- a CDS encoding methyltransferase domain-containing protein gives MTHKFKSENISRLDNPERRVILPPKKLLQELGLKSNDRMLDVGAGIGYFSFPAAEIVGESGKVTAVDTSPEMIKELQARISNASTNNIETIISKEYSFGVSENYFDFVLISLVLHEIEGKLRFIKAAHAALKKSGTLAIIEWIRQPTVEDRNRHDRISKTDAMLIIPQAGFTKITDYDYNNFFYYITAKKMTRYL, from the coding sequence ATGACACACAAATTCAAGAGTGAAAATATAAGTAGGTTAGACAACCCCGAACGACGGGTAATATTGCCTCCAAAAAAGTTATTACAGGAATTGGGGCTAAAATCCAATGATCGAATGCTTGATGTTGGCGCGGGAATCGGCTATTTTTCTTTTCCGGCTGCGGAAATTGTTGGGGAATCAGGCAAGGTAACCGCTGTCGATACTTCCCCAGAAATGATAAAGGAGTTACAAGCACGAATCAGTAATGCTTCAACAAATAACATTGAAACTATTATTTCAAAAGAATATAGTTTTGGAGTTAGCGAGAATTATTTTGATTTTGTATTAATAAGTCTGGTTTTACATGAAATAGAAGGTAAACTACGATTTATAAAGGCGGCTCATGCCGCTTTAAAAAAAAGCGGAACCCTAGCTATTATTGAGTGGATTAGACAACCTACAGTAGAAGATCGTAATAGGCACGACCGTATTTCAAAAACAGATGCGATGCTTATTATTCCTCAAGCTGGCTTCACCAAAATAACCGATTATGACTATAATAATTTTTTTTATTATATAACCGCAAAAAAAATGACAAGATATCTTTAG
- a CDS encoding DUF1007 family protein, with amino-acid sequence MSSIFRQSNALKWLTIIILLVPTIAFSHPHLFVDVEAVIHTKNDNITGIQYDWTFDEMFSSTIYMDYDTDRDQRFSADETKKLKTAAFDNLKEFNYFTKISSLKFKEVQSFTVGKGVSTLQLKDIQEYFGQDAVGKLKTFLVSNSYIDNKYTLQDSFIKDKKKIFAWIRSNIKGQPEDIIQYLTFNTGSKIKYSFFLPFMFPAKGASLKIVDASNFTALEVTRVSFIEDNKYTYKIADNLISIMEVKK; translated from the coding sequence ATGTCTTCTATTTTTAGACAAAGTAATGCACTAAAATGGCTCACTATAATAATACTACTTGTACCCACGATTGCGTTTAGTCATCCCCATTTATTTGTTGATGTTGAGGCTGTTATCCATACCAAGAATGACAATATAACAGGTATACAATACGACTGGACCTTTGATGAAATGTTCAGCAGTACGATTTATATGGATTATGACACCGATCGCGACCAGCGGTTTTCTGCTGATGAAACAAAAAAACTTAAAACAGCAGCCTTTGACAATCTTAAAGAATTTAATTATTTTACTAAAATAAGCAGTTTAAAATTCAAAGAGGTTCAAAGTTTTACTGTCGGCAAGGGTGTCAGCACCTTACAGTTAAAAGATATACAGGAGTATTTTGGGCAGGATGCTGTCGGCAAACTTAAGACTTTCCTTGTTAGCAATAGCTACATAGATAATAAATATACCCTCCAAGATTCTTTTATAAAAGATAAAAAGAAAATATTCGCCTGGATTAGAAGTAATATAAAAGGCCAACCCGAGGATATTATACAATACTTAACCTTTAATACAGGTAGTAAAATTAAATACTCTTTTTTTCTACCCTTTATGTTCCCAGCGAAAGGAGCGAGTTTAAAGATAGTTGACGCATCTAACTTCACAGCATTGGAAGTAACAAGAGTGTCTTTTATTGAAGATAATAAGTATACATATAAAATTGCTGACAATTTAATCTCTATTATGGAGGTAAAAAAGTGA
- a CDS encoding DUF882 domain-containing protein: MGITTATIIICFIWTVSFCSSTILLEDMFRGTSGKLEATFTLPDSLIVQNPVPGLKVKYLSDTEEESVATEFKAPKKPGIYQILLENNGAYKVLERLRLITILPFSSKKDGRIGKCFMGIWPYEKNSAMPVAYVNPAGFIEVTMKNINQRISRHFKLCDFVDKDQANVWPKYLVLDPRLVDKLELIIDELTRQGYAIKNLAIMCGFRSPHSNATFGDPRGRGKLSRHMFGDAADIYVDNNNKGWMSDLNQDGCVDIKDARIIAQAAEQVEAKYPKLSGGIGIYPGNGAHGPFIHVDVRGHTARW, from the coding sequence TTGGGGATCACAACCGCTACTATCATTATCTGTTTTATTTGGACAGTTAGCTTTTGCAGCAGTACCATATTACTTGAAGATATGTTCCGTGGGACAAGCGGAAAACTCGAAGCGACATTCACTTTACCGGATTCTCTTATTGTCCAAAACCCTGTACCGGGACTTAAAGTAAAATATCTCTCAGATACTGAGGAGGAATCTGTTGCGACAGAATTTAAGGCCCCCAAGAAACCGGGAATATATCAGATCCTCCTTGAAAATAATGGAGCATATAAAGTTCTGGAAAGACTGAGACTCATAACTATTTTACCTTTTTCATCCAAGAAAGATGGTCGTATCGGTAAATGTTTTATGGGGATCTGGCCCTACGAGAAGAATTCAGCAATGCCCGTTGCTTATGTCAATCCCGCCGGTTTTATCGAAGTAACGATGAAAAACATTAACCAAAGAATCTCCAGACATTTTAAACTTTGTGACTTTGTGGATAAAGACCAGGCAAATGTCTGGCCAAAGTATCTGGTGCTTGACCCTCGCCTTGTAGACAAGCTTGAACTCATTATTGATGAGTTAACAAGGCAAGGATATGCCATTAAGAATCTTGCGATTATGTGTGGCTTTCGAAGTCCCCATTCAAACGCGACATTTGGTGATCCCCGTGGACGTGGCAAGCTTAGCAGGCATATGTTTGGGGACGCTGCCGATATCTATGTGGATAACAATAACAAAGGCTGGATGAGCGATTTGAATCAGGATGGTTGTGTTGATATTAAAGATGCTCGTATTATAGCTCAGGCTGCTGAGCAAGTAGAAGCAAAATATCCAAAGCTATCAGGAGGTATCGGCATCTATCCCGGCAATGGCGCACATGGACCTTTTATACATGTAGATGTAAGAGGTCACACTGCCCGATGGTAA
- a CDS encoding metal ABC transporter permease, with the protein MFDWLNYEFMKHALIAIILVTPMFALMGTLVVSNRLSFFSDVIGHSALTGIAIGVILGLANPTLSMLVLAVILAILINILKTKTKTSSDTVLGVIFAVIVATGVVILSLGAGFSKYTVYLIGDILSVTPHQLFEFAVVEIAVLVYWLFWGNKLFLLSFSPVIARSRGLKVFWIETSFAVLLAVVVTLSIRLFGILIINSLLILPAAAARNFAKNIKNYVFIATAISLLSGISGLITSYYLGSASGATVVLFCGGFYCLSLLISLRK; encoded by the coding sequence ATGTTTGATTGGCTGAATTATGAGTTCATGAAACATGCCCTTATCGCTATAATTTTGGTCACGCCGATGTTTGCGCTTATGGGCACGTTGGTGGTTAGCAATCGGCTTTCCTTTTTTTCAGATGTAATTGGACATTCCGCGTTAACCGGAATAGCCATCGGGGTTATTTTAGGGTTAGCAAATCCCACACTCAGTATGCTGGTCCTGGCTGTGATCCTCGCGATTCTCATTAATATATTAAAAACAAAAACAAAAACATCTTCAGATACCGTACTGGGGGTTATCTTCGCTGTTATTGTGGCGACAGGTGTTGTTATACTCAGTCTTGGCGCGGGATTTAGCAAATATACTGTCTACCTTATCGGCGATATTCTTTCTGTAACACCTCATCAACTTTTTGAATTTGCGGTTGTTGAGATAGCAGTATTGGTATACTGGCTCTTTTGGGGCAACAAACTCTTCCTTTTATCATTCAGCCCGGTTATTGCCCGAAGTCGCGGACTTAAAGTATTCTGGATCGAAACAAGTTTCGCGGTGCTCCTGGCTGTTGTGGTCACGCTTTCTATTCGTCTGTTTGGAATTCTTATAATAAACTCGCTGCTTATCCTGCCGGCTGCGGCTGCGCGCAATTTTGCAAAGAATATAAAAAACTATGTTTTTATTGCCACTGCCATTAGCCTTCTGTCAGGAATATCAGGCCTTATTACTTCATATTATTTGGGTTCCGCGTCAGGAGCTACGGTGGTATTATTTTGCGGTGGTTTTTATTGCCTTTCACTTTTAATTTCATTACGGAAGTAA
- a CDS encoding metal ABC transporter ATP-binding protein: protein MENIVCKHCCTKIKNLSVSLEGKSVLNDINLHIHCGQLMAIVGPNGAGKTTLLRALLGEIKYQGKLEFDFKGTGNLKTPKFGYVPQKINLDPGSPISVLDVLSVLLTRAPVWLHTSGKIRERAVYVLSRVKAEKLIDKCISTLSGGELQRVLLAMAITPEPELLLLDEPVSGIDLNGLGLFYELVDELRHKMDMAIILVSHDIKGVSAFADTMVFLNHHILAQGKPADVLANAELIKTFDMVQWGNPHHLYTEGDLHV, encoded by the coding sequence ATGGAAAATATAGTTTGTAAACATTGTTGTACCAAAATAAAAAACCTGTCCGTATCCTTAGAGGGTAAATCTGTTTTGAACGACATTAATCTGCATATTCACTGCGGACAGCTTATGGCTATTGTAGGTCCTAACGGTGCCGGTAAAACTACACTGCTCAGAGCACTTTTGGGAGAAATTAAATATCAAGGCAAACTGGAGTTTGATTTTAAAGGAACAGGTAATCTGAAAACTCCGAAGTTCGGTTATGTTCCCCAAAAAATAAATCTGGACCCGGGCTCACCGATTAGTGTTTTAGATGTTTTGAGCGTTCTTCTGACACGCGCCCCGGTTTGGCTGCATACTTCCGGAAAAATCAGAGAACGTGCTGTCTATGTACTCTCTCGTGTAAAAGCTGAGAAACTTATTGATAAATGTATCAGTACTCTTTCAGGAGGCGAGCTTCAACGTGTATTGCTTGCCATGGCTATAACCCCCGAACCTGAACTGCTTCTTTTAGATGAGCCTGTTTCCGGAATTGACCTTAATGGACTGGGTTTATTTTACGAACTGGTTGATGAGTTAAGACATAAAATGGATATGGCCATTATTCTTGTTTCGCACGATATTAAGGGTGTGTCAGCTTTTGCCGATACGATGGTTTTTTTGAATCACCACATTTTAGCGCAAGGCAAACCCGCCGATGTTCTTGCTAATGCTGAGCTTATCAAGACCTTTGACATGGTTCAATGGGGTAATCCTCATCATCTTTATACCGAGGGGGATCTCCATGTTTGA